One Myotis daubentonii chromosome 3, mMyoDau2.1, whole genome shotgun sequence genomic window carries:
- the LOC132229531 gene encoding antizyme inhibitor 2-like, producing the protein MGTCVCRSLEEDASHLWMLGVSLAERSDGQSGMSTTLMDSKENEGHPGSSAMKDIVPLGPEESAMEVVLRKIRELSASDHRDPFMVADLGVLASRHQAFCQALPRVSPFYAVKCNSSPLVLRVLASLGTGFDCASQVELEQVLGLGVAPSRIIYAHPCKQVSHLQYAARHGVQLLTFDSEEELTKVAQHYPGARLVLRLWTEDSQSLIRMSAKFGASLELCGHLLKSARDLGLAVVGASFHVGSGCQNPHSFTQAIADCRRVFEMGRGVGHDMSLLDIGGGFPGVEGSEPEFEEMARVINAALAQDFPEGTGIEVIAESGRFYAAPVCVAAVNIIAKKAVLQPGGHRKLLYYLNEGHYGTFRVFLRDHVPRMPIVVKELCSKPPLFPCILYGPTCDAFDTFYNEEVQLPELDVGDWLIFPSMGAYSSVMSSTFNGFPPASICYIMGPELRSLLETAP; encoded by the exons ATGGGAACATGTGTGTGCAGGAGCCTGGAAGAGGATGCCAGCCACCTATG GATGCTGGGAGTGTCCCTGGCAGAGCGCTCTGATGGACAGTCAGGGATGAGCACCACCCTCATGGACTCGAAGGAGAACGAAGGGCACCCTGGAAGCTCCGCGATGAAGGATATCGTCCCGCTGGGGCCTGAGGAATCTGCCATGGAGGTGGTCCTGAGGAAGATCCGGGAGCTCTCTGCTTcg GACCACCGAGACCCCTTCATGGTGGCCGACCTGGGAGTGTTAGCCAGCCGCCACCAGGCCTTCTGCCAGGCCCTGCCAAGGGTCTCGCCCTTCTATGCGGTGAAGTGTAACAGCAGCCCCTTGGTGCTGCGTGTCCTGGCCTCCCTGGGCACCGGCTTCGACTGTGCCAGCCAG gtggagctggagcaggtgCTGGGCCTGGGCGTCGCCCCCTCACGCATCATCTATGCCCACCCCTGCAAGCAGGtctcccacctgcagtatgcTGCCCGCCATGGGGTGCAGCTCCTGACCTTCGACAGTGAGGAGGAGCTGACCAAAGTGGCCCAGCACTACCCTGGGGCCAG GCTGGTCCTCCGACTGTGGACCGAGGACAGCCAGAGCCTCATCCGTATGAGCGCCAAGTTTGGGGCCAGCCTGGAGCTGTGTGGACACTTGCTCAAGTCCGCCCGAGATCTCGGCCTGGCTGTGGTGGGCGCCAG CTTCCACGTGGGCTCGGGCTGCCAGAATCCCCACAGCTTCACACAGGCCATCGCCGACTGCCGGCGGGTGTTCGAGATGGGCCGTGGGGTCGGGCATGACATGAGCCTCCTGGACATTGGAGGGGGCTTCCCCGGAGTGGAGGGCTCTGAGCCGGAGTTTGAGGAG ATGGCGAGAGTGATCAAtgctgccctggcccaggactTCCCCGAGGGGACCGGCATTGAAGTCATTGCGGAGTCAGGCCGCTTCTACGCGGCACCTGTCTGCGTGGCCGCTGTCAACATCATCGCCAAGAAGGCTGTGCTGCAGCCAG gagGCCACCGGAAACTGTTGTACTATCTCAATGAGGGCCACTATGGCACCTTTCGCGTCTTCCTCAGGGATCATGTCCCCAGGATGCCAATTGTGGTGAAG GAGCTCTGCTCAAAGCCACCCCTCTTCCCCTGCATCCTTTATGGTCCGACGTGCGATGCCTTTGACACGTTCTACAATGAGGAGGTGcagctgcccgagctggacgtgGGTGACTGGCTCATCTTCCCCTCCATGGGCGCCTACAGTTCAGTCATGAGCTCCACCTTCAATGGCTTCCCGCCTGCGTCCATCTGCTACATCATGGGACCTGAGCTCAG GAGCCTGCTGGAGACAGCGCCTTAA